Proteins encoded together in one Coffea arabica cultivar ET-39 chromosome 2c, Coffea Arabica ET-39 HiFi, whole genome shotgun sequence window:
- the LOC140035435 gene encoding uncharacterized protein isoform X2 — MAKEDENPATPIASKPSPNLKKDQSPATVNSQSSSSHPMNNTCANKNANDDSTPPKNPLTPKEFIVSVAAKIASQPLHYSDPGVWGVLTAISETARKRQQGINMLLTSDEHCIGRVVKDVTFQIVSPAVSANHCKIYRKIVAAGDGNNSSSFFTSVFLKDSSTNGTYLNWEKLNKGSSEATLRHGDIISFAFPPDHVSAIAFVFREILKLSNQGDGASLKRKAEEPGSESKRLKGIGIGALEGPISLDDFRSLQRSNTELRKMLEDQVAKIESLRTENRASIERREIEMKDLKESISESYLGQLKELQQLLEAKENELIESNRISSEQKHAVEDLNERLGASVQSCAEANEVISSQKASISELKASLDEERDQRREEREKAVEDLKISIQRIQAEAQEEMKRLSDAAAKREKEQQEVINKLQESEKERCSLMETLRSKLEDTREKLVMSENKVRQLEAQVREEQLAAATRRKRVEELELDTKRLRKELESEKAAREEAWAKVSALELEINAAMRDLDFERRRLKGARERIMLRETQLRAFYSTTEEIQVLFVKQQEQLKAMQRTLEDEENYENTSIDVDLNLPNGHIQRFLSRDKEVYQSAAKGESSTSTQRYGRDHNETSSDEVSVTEKHDCNMKIHGNDDDTQEVEFSGAQHSVKGGFGSEIDGVGAARILEGDPVGTEKNLETDGIGTLAVSVGDLVATERILETESPGQNRGGSFDLNKCGALGEDTMQLEDETNGEAIWQAEMVPSGSLHHSQCNNPLEVENTILDTQTGDSIKTADLLASEVPGSWAYSTAPSVHGENDTPKSKDNDDAAAATLHDSVCVIAESQNVPSSKSLGARWNKEHEALSKMIGIVAPDLKEQFRCAAGSNYIKEGAERGDVSDSNTDGCYDDDNHDANSEGESDAETIGGGGEKEDLESDHGMEEDDEATQDDSYG, encoded by the exons ATGGCGAAGGAAGACGAAAACCCAGCGACCCCAATTGCCTCAAAACCCAGTCCCAACCTTAAGAAAGACCAATCTCCGGCAACTGTGAACTCCCAATCCAGTTCTTCCCATCCCATGAATAACACTTGCGCCAACAAAAATGCCAATGATGATTCCACCCCGCCCAAAAATCCCCTGACCCCAAAAGAGTTTATAGTTTCTGTGGCTGCTAAAATTGCCTCTCAGCCTCTTCACTACTCTGATCCTGGTGTCTGGGGCGTCCTTACTGCCATTTCTGAAACCGCCCGGAAACGCCAGCAG GGTATTAATATGCTTTTAACCTCTGATGAACACTGCATTGGGCGAGTAGTCAAGGATGTCACTTTCCAGATTGTATCACCGGCAGTTAGTGCAAATCACTGCAAGATATATAGGAAAATAGTTGCTGCTGGAGATGGGAATAATTCCTCGAGTTTTTTCACTTCTGTCTTCTTGAAGGATTCTAG TACAAATGGGACTTATCTTAACTGGGAAAAGTTGAATAAAGGTAGCTCTGAAGCTACACTACGTCACGGTGACATCATCTCATTTGCATTTCCTCCGGATCATG TGTCTGCAATTGCTTTTgtatttcgagaaattctaaAATTGTCTAACCAAGGGGACGGTGCATCTCTGAAGAGAAAAGCAG AGGAGCCTGGATCTGAGAGCAAGAGGCTTAAAGGAATTGGAATTGGTGCTTTGGAAGGCCCAATTTCCCTTGATGATTTTCGGAGCCTGCAACGGTCGAACACG GAACTGAGGAAGATGCTAGAAGATCAGGTTGCGAAAATTGAGTCGTTGCGCACTGAAAATCGTGCAAGCATTGAGCGCCGTGAAATC GAAATGAAAGATCTGAAAGAGTCAATTTCAGAAAGTTACCTTGGTCAACTTAAAGAATTGCAACAATTGTTGGAGGCCAAAGAGAATGAACTAATAGAATCAAACAGAATATCTTCTGAGCAGAAGCATGCTGTAGAGGACCTTAATGAAAGACTTGGTGCATCGGTGCAGTCATGTGCTGAAGCTAATGAAGTAATAAGTAG CCAGAAGGCATCTATTTCAGAGTTAAAGGCCTCATTAGATGAAGAACGTGATCAAAGAAGAGAAGAACGAGAAAAGGCTGTAGAAGATCTGAAGATCTCAATACAAAGAATCCAGGCTGAGGCACAGGAGGAAATGAAACGATTGTCAGATGCTGCAGCAAAACGGGAAAAGGAACAGCAGGAAGTGATTAATAAGCTCCAG gAATCAGAGAAAGAAAGGTGCTCTTTGATGGAGACTTTAAGATCCAAATTG GAAGACACAAGGGAGAAACTGGTTATGTCTGAGAATAAAGTtcgccaattagaagctcaagtTCGTGAGGAGCAACTAGCGGCTGCTACTAGAAGAAAG AGAGTGGAGGAACTTGAGCTGGATACCAAGAGATTAAGAAAAGAACTAGAGAGTGAAAAG GCAGCTCGAGAGGAGGCATGGGCAAAGGTTTCTGCTCTTGAACTAGAGATCAATGCTGCAATGCGAGATCTAGATTTCGAAAGGCGTAGATTAAAAGGTGCTAGAGAGCGAATTATGCTTCG AGAAACCCAACTCCGGGCTTTTTATTCTACAACGGAAGAGATTCAAGTCCTGTTTGTAAAGCAGCAGGAACAGCTAAAGGCAATGCAGCGGACAttagaagatgaagaaaattatGAGAATACATCCATCGATGTGGACCTGAACCTACCTAATGGCCACATTCAAAGATTTCTTAGTAGAGACAAGGAAGTATATCAGAGTGCTGCTAAGGGGGAATCGAGTACCTCCACCCAAAGGTATGGTAGAGATCACAATGAGACGTCAAGCGATGAAGTCAGTGTAACCGAGAAGCATGACTGCAATATGAAAATACATGGTAATGACGATGACACACAGGAGGTGGAATTCAGTGGTGCTCAACATTCTGTCAAGGGTGGCTTTGGTTCTGAGATTGATGGTGTTGGGGCAGCACGTATTCTAGAGGGGGATCCTGTTGGGACTGAGAAGAATCTCGAAACTGATGGCATAGGAACATTGGCTGTTTCGGTGGGAGACCTTGTTGCAACTGAAAGAATCCTTGAGACTGAAAGTCCTGGACAAAATCGTGGTGGTAGCTTTGATTTAAACAAGTGTGGGGCACTGGGAGAGGACACAATGCAATTAGAAGATGAAACAAATGGAGAAGCTATTTGGCAGGCTGAAATGGTTCCTTCGGGAAGCTTGCATCATTCTCAGTGCAATAACCCTCTTGAGGTTGAGAACACTATCTTGGACACGCAAACTGGAGATAGCATTAAAACTGCAGATCTATTGGCTTCGGAGGTTCCTGGGAGCTGGGCTTACAGTACAGCTCCTTCAGTCCATGGAGAGAATGATACTCCAAAGAGCAAAGATAATGATGATGCTGCTGCTGCTACCTTGCATGACTCAGTGTGCGTGATAGCTGAGAGTCAAAATGTCCCATCTTCCAAGAGTCTTGGTGCTAGATGGAACAAAGAACATGAGGCTCTCAGTAAAATGATTGGGATTGTGGCACCGGATTTGAAGGAGCAGTTTAGATGTGCTGCAGGAAGCAATTATATCAAAGAGGGAGCCGAAAGAGGAGATGTTTCCGA
- the LOC140035436 gene encoding peptidyl-prolyl cis-trans isomerase CYP18-1-like — protein MSVTLHTNLGDIKCEIFCDEVPKAAENFMALCASGYYDGTIFHRNIKGFMIQGGDPTGTGKGGTSIWGKKFNDEIRESLKHNARGILSMANSGANTNGSQFFITYAKQPHLNGLYTIFGKVIHGFEVLDIMEKTPTGPGDRPLAEIRMNRVTIHANPLAG, from the exons ATG TCAGTGACGCTTCATACGAATCTCGGGGACATCAAGTGTGAAATCTTCTGTGATGAGGTTCCTAAAGCTGCCGAG AATTTTATGGCGCTATGCGCTAGTGGCTATTATGATGGAACCATATTTCACAGAAATATAAAGGGGTTCATGATCCAAGGTGGTGATCCAACTGGTACAGGCAAAGGTGGGACAAGCATTTGGGGTAAAAAGTTCAATGATGAGATAAGAGAGTCTCTCAAG CACAATGCTAGAGGAATACTATCAATGGCTAACAGTGGGGCTAATACTAATGGAAGCCAATTCTTTATAACTTATGCAAAGCAACCTCATCTCAATGGGCTTTATACTATCTTTGGGAAAGTGATCCATGGGTTTGAAGTCCTTGATATAATGGAAAAG ACACCAACAGGACCAGGAGACCGACCTCTGGCAGAGATTCGGATGAATCGAGTGACCATACATGCCAACCCACTTGCTGGCTGA
- the LOC140035435 gene encoding uncharacterized protein isoform X3, giving the protein MAKEDENPATPIASKPSPNLKKDQSPATVNSQSSSSHPMNNTCANKNANDDSTPPKNPLTPKEFIVSVAAKIASQPLHYSDPGVWGVLTAISETARKRQQGINMLLTSDEHCIGRVVKDVTFQIVSPAVSANHCKIYRKIVAAGDGNNSSSFFTSVFLKDSSTNGTYLNWEKLNKGSSEATLRHGDIISFAFPPDHEEPGSESKRLKGIGIGALEGPISLDDFRSLQRSNTELRKMLEDQVAKIESLRTENRASIERREIEMKDLKESISESYLGQLKELQQLLEAKENELIESNRISSEQKHAVEDLNERLGASVQSCAEANEVISSQKASISELKASLDEERDQRREEREKAVEDLKISIQRIQAEAQEEMKRLSDAAAKREKEQQEVINKLQESEKERCSLMETLRSKLEDTREKLVMSENKVRQLEAQVREEQLAAATRRKRVEELELDTKRLRKELESEKQAAREEAWAKVSALELEINAAMRDLDFERRRLKGARERIMLRETQLRAFYSTTEEIQVLFVKQQEQLKAMQRTLEDEENYENTSIDVDLNLPNGHIQRFLSRDKEVYQSAAKGESSTSTQRYGRDHNETSSDEVSVTEKHDCNMKIHGNDDDTQEVEFSGAQHSVKGGFGSEIDGVGAARILEGDPVGTEKNLETDGIGTLAVSVGDLVATERILETESPGQNRGGSFDLNKCGALGEDTMQLEDETNGEAIWQAEMVPSGSLHHSQCNNPLEVENTILDTQTGDSIKTADLLASEVPGSWAYSTAPSVHGENDTPKSKDNDDAAAATLHDSVCVIAESQNVPSSKSLGARWNKEHEALSKMIGIVAPDLKEQFRCAAGSNYIKEGAERGDVSDSNTDGCYDDDNHDANSEGESDAETIGGGGEKEDLESDHGMEEDDEATQDDSYG; this is encoded by the exons ATGGCGAAGGAAGACGAAAACCCAGCGACCCCAATTGCCTCAAAACCCAGTCCCAACCTTAAGAAAGACCAATCTCCGGCAACTGTGAACTCCCAATCCAGTTCTTCCCATCCCATGAATAACACTTGCGCCAACAAAAATGCCAATGATGATTCCACCCCGCCCAAAAATCCCCTGACCCCAAAAGAGTTTATAGTTTCTGTGGCTGCTAAAATTGCCTCTCAGCCTCTTCACTACTCTGATCCTGGTGTCTGGGGCGTCCTTACTGCCATTTCTGAAACCGCCCGGAAACGCCAGCAG GGTATTAATATGCTTTTAACCTCTGATGAACACTGCATTGGGCGAGTAGTCAAGGATGTCACTTTCCAGATTGTATCACCGGCAGTTAGTGCAAATCACTGCAAGATATATAGGAAAATAGTTGCTGCTGGAGATGGGAATAATTCCTCGAGTTTTTTCACTTCTGTCTTCTTGAAGGATTCTAG TACAAATGGGACTTATCTTAACTGGGAAAAGTTGAATAAAGGTAGCTCTGAAGCTACACTACGTCACGGTGACATCATCTCATTTGCATTTCCTCCGGATCATG AGGAGCCTGGATCTGAGAGCAAGAGGCTTAAAGGAATTGGAATTGGTGCTTTGGAAGGCCCAATTTCCCTTGATGATTTTCGGAGCCTGCAACGGTCGAACACG GAACTGAGGAAGATGCTAGAAGATCAGGTTGCGAAAATTGAGTCGTTGCGCACTGAAAATCGTGCAAGCATTGAGCGCCGTGAAATC GAAATGAAAGATCTGAAAGAGTCAATTTCAGAAAGTTACCTTGGTCAACTTAAAGAATTGCAACAATTGTTGGAGGCCAAAGAGAATGAACTAATAGAATCAAACAGAATATCTTCTGAGCAGAAGCATGCTGTAGAGGACCTTAATGAAAGACTTGGTGCATCGGTGCAGTCATGTGCTGAAGCTAATGAAGTAATAAGTAG CCAGAAGGCATCTATTTCAGAGTTAAAGGCCTCATTAGATGAAGAACGTGATCAAAGAAGAGAAGAACGAGAAAAGGCTGTAGAAGATCTGAAGATCTCAATACAAAGAATCCAGGCTGAGGCACAGGAGGAAATGAAACGATTGTCAGATGCTGCAGCAAAACGGGAAAAGGAACAGCAGGAAGTGATTAATAAGCTCCAG gAATCAGAGAAAGAAAGGTGCTCTTTGATGGAGACTTTAAGATCCAAATTG GAAGACACAAGGGAGAAACTGGTTATGTCTGAGAATAAAGTtcgccaattagaagctcaagtTCGTGAGGAGCAACTAGCGGCTGCTACTAGAAGAAAG AGAGTGGAGGAACTTGAGCTGGATACCAAGAGATTAAGAAAAGAACTAGAGAGTGAAAAG CAGGCAGCTCGAGAGGAGGCATGGGCAAAGGTTTCTGCTCTTGAACTAGAGATCAATGCTGCAATGCGAGATCTAGATTTCGAAAGGCGTAGATTAAAAGGTGCTAGAGAGCGAATTATGCTTCG AGAAACCCAACTCCGGGCTTTTTATTCTACAACGGAAGAGATTCAAGTCCTGTTTGTAAAGCAGCAGGAACAGCTAAAGGCAATGCAGCGGACAttagaagatgaagaaaattatGAGAATACATCCATCGATGTGGACCTGAACCTACCTAATGGCCACATTCAAAGATTTCTTAGTAGAGACAAGGAAGTATATCAGAGTGCTGCTAAGGGGGAATCGAGTACCTCCACCCAAAGGTATGGTAGAGATCACAATGAGACGTCAAGCGATGAAGTCAGTGTAACCGAGAAGCATGACTGCAATATGAAAATACATGGTAATGACGATGACACACAGGAGGTGGAATTCAGTGGTGCTCAACATTCTGTCAAGGGTGGCTTTGGTTCTGAGATTGATGGTGTTGGGGCAGCACGTATTCTAGAGGGGGATCCTGTTGGGACTGAGAAGAATCTCGAAACTGATGGCATAGGAACATTGGCTGTTTCGGTGGGAGACCTTGTTGCAACTGAAAGAATCCTTGAGACTGAAAGTCCTGGACAAAATCGTGGTGGTAGCTTTGATTTAAACAAGTGTGGGGCACTGGGAGAGGACACAATGCAATTAGAAGATGAAACAAATGGAGAAGCTATTTGGCAGGCTGAAATGGTTCCTTCGGGAAGCTTGCATCATTCTCAGTGCAATAACCCTCTTGAGGTTGAGAACACTATCTTGGACACGCAAACTGGAGATAGCATTAAAACTGCAGATCTATTGGCTTCGGAGGTTCCTGGGAGCTGGGCTTACAGTACAGCTCCTTCAGTCCATGGAGAGAATGATACTCCAAAGAGCAAAGATAATGATGATGCTGCTGCTGCTACCTTGCATGACTCAGTGTGCGTGATAGCTGAGAGTCAAAATGTCCCATCTTCCAAGAGTCTTGGTGCTAGATGGAACAAAGAACATGAGGCTCTCAGTAAAATGATTGGGATTGTGGCACCGGATTTGAAGGAGCAGTTTAGATGTGCTGCAGGAAGCAATTATATCAAAGAGGGAGCCGAAAGAGGAGATGTTTCCGA
- the LOC140035435 gene encoding uncharacterized protein isoform X1 translates to MAKEDENPATPIASKPSPNLKKDQSPATVNSQSSSSHPMNNTCANKNANDDSTPPKNPLTPKEFIVSVAAKIASQPLHYSDPGVWGVLTAISETARKRQQGINMLLTSDEHCIGRVVKDVTFQIVSPAVSANHCKIYRKIVAAGDGNNSSSFFTSVFLKDSSTNGTYLNWEKLNKGSSEATLRHGDIISFAFPPDHVSAIAFVFREILKLSNQGDGASLKRKAEEPGSESKRLKGIGIGALEGPISLDDFRSLQRSNTELRKMLEDQVAKIESLRTENRASIERREIEMKDLKESISESYLGQLKELQQLLEAKENELIESNRISSEQKHAVEDLNERLGASVQSCAEANEVISSQKASISELKASLDEERDQRREEREKAVEDLKISIQRIQAEAQEEMKRLSDAAAKREKEQQEVINKLQESEKERCSLMETLRSKLEDTREKLVMSENKVRQLEAQVREEQLAAATRRKRVEELELDTKRLRKELESEKQAAREEAWAKVSALELEINAAMRDLDFERRRLKGARERIMLRETQLRAFYSTTEEIQVLFVKQQEQLKAMQRTLEDEENYENTSIDVDLNLPNGHIQRFLSRDKEVYQSAAKGESSTSTQRYGRDHNETSSDEVSVTEKHDCNMKIHGNDDDTQEVEFSGAQHSVKGGFGSEIDGVGAARILEGDPVGTEKNLETDGIGTLAVSVGDLVATERILETESPGQNRGGSFDLNKCGALGEDTMQLEDETNGEAIWQAEMVPSGSLHHSQCNNPLEVENTILDTQTGDSIKTADLLASEVPGSWAYSTAPSVHGENDTPKSKDNDDAAAATLHDSVCVIAESQNVPSSKSLGARWNKEHEALSKMIGIVAPDLKEQFRCAAGSNYIKEGAERGDVSDSNTDGCYDDDNHDANSEGESDAETIGGGGEKEDLESDHGMEEDDEATQDDSYG, encoded by the exons ATGGCGAAGGAAGACGAAAACCCAGCGACCCCAATTGCCTCAAAACCCAGTCCCAACCTTAAGAAAGACCAATCTCCGGCAACTGTGAACTCCCAATCCAGTTCTTCCCATCCCATGAATAACACTTGCGCCAACAAAAATGCCAATGATGATTCCACCCCGCCCAAAAATCCCCTGACCCCAAAAGAGTTTATAGTTTCTGTGGCTGCTAAAATTGCCTCTCAGCCTCTTCACTACTCTGATCCTGGTGTCTGGGGCGTCCTTACTGCCATTTCTGAAACCGCCCGGAAACGCCAGCAG GGTATTAATATGCTTTTAACCTCTGATGAACACTGCATTGGGCGAGTAGTCAAGGATGTCACTTTCCAGATTGTATCACCGGCAGTTAGTGCAAATCACTGCAAGATATATAGGAAAATAGTTGCTGCTGGAGATGGGAATAATTCCTCGAGTTTTTTCACTTCTGTCTTCTTGAAGGATTCTAG TACAAATGGGACTTATCTTAACTGGGAAAAGTTGAATAAAGGTAGCTCTGAAGCTACACTACGTCACGGTGACATCATCTCATTTGCATTTCCTCCGGATCATG TGTCTGCAATTGCTTTTgtatttcgagaaattctaaAATTGTCTAACCAAGGGGACGGTGCATCTCTGAAGAGAAAAGCAG AGGAGCCTGGATCTGAGAGCAAGAGGCTTAAAGGAATTGGAATTGGTGCTTTGGAAGGCCCAATTTCCCTTGATGATTTTCGGAGCCTGCAACGGTCGAACACG GAACTGAGGAAGATGCTAGAAGATCAGGTTGCGAAAATTGAGTCGTTGCGCACTGAAAATCGTGCAAGCATTGAGCGCCGTGAAATC GAAATGAAAGATCTGAAAGAGTCAATTTCAGAAAGTTACCTTGGTCAACTTAAAGAATTGCAACAATTGTTGGAGGCCAAAGAGAATGAACTAATAGAATCAAACAGAATATCTTCTGAGCAGAAGCATGCTGTAGAGGACCTTAATGAAAGACTTGGTGCATCGGTGCAGTCATGTGCTGAAGCTAATGAAGTAATAAGTAG CCAGAAGGCATCTATTTCAGAGTTAAAGGCCTCATTAGATGAAGAACGTGATCAAAGAAGAGAAGAACGAGAAAAGGCTGTAGAAGATCTGAAGATCTCAATACAAAGAATCCAGGCTGAGGCACAGGAGGAAATGAAACGATTGTCAGATGCTGCAGCAAAACGGGAAAAGGAACAGCAGGAAGTGATTAATAAGCTCCAG gAATCAGAGAAAGAAAGGTGCTCTTTGATGGAGACTTTAAGATCCAAATTG GAAGACACAAGGGAGAAACTGGTTATGTCTGAGAATAAAGTtcgccaattagaagctcaagtTCGTGAGGAGCAACTAGCGGCTGCTACTAGAAGAAAG AGAGTGGAGGAACTTGAGCTGGATACCAAGAGATTAAGAAAAGAACTAGAGAGTGAAAAG CAGGCAGCTCGAGAGGAGGCATGGGCAAAGGTTTCTGCTCTTGAACTAGAGATCAATGCTGCAATGCGAGATCTAGATTTCGAAAGGCGTAGATTAAAAGGTGCTAGAGAGCGAATTATGCTTCG AGAAACCCAACTCCGGGCTTTTTATTCTACAACGGAAGAGATTCAAGTCCTGTTTGTAAAGCAGCAGGAACAGCTAAAGGCAATGCAGCGGACAttagaagatgaagaaaattatGAGAATACATCCATCGATGTGGACCTGAACCTACCTAATGGCCACATTCAAAGATTTCTTAGTAGAGACAAGGAAGTATATCAGAGTGCTGCTAAGGGGGAATCGAGTACCTCCACCCAAAGGTATGGTAGAGATCACAATGAGACGTCAAGCGATGAAGTCAGTGTAACCGAGAAGCATGACTGCAATATGAAAATACATGGTAATGACGATGACACACAGGAGGTGGAATTCAGTGGTGCTCAACATTCTGTCAAGGGTGGCTTTGGTTCTGAGATTGATGGTGTTGGGGCAGCACGTATTCTAGAGGGGGATCCTGTTGGGACTGAGAAGAATCTCGAAACTGATGGCATAGGAACATTGGCTGTTTCGGTGGGAGACCTTGTTGCAACTGAAAGAATCCTTGAGACTGAAAGTCCTGGACAAAATCGTGGTGGTAGCTTTGATTTAAACAAGTGTGGGGCACTGGGAGAGGACACAATGCAATTAGAAGATGAAACAAATGGAGAAGCTATTTGGCAGGCTGAAATGGTTCCTTCGGGAAGCTTGCATCATTCTCAGTGCAATAACCCTCTTGAGGTTGAGAACACTATCTTGGACACGCAAACTGGAGATAGCATTAAAACTGCAGATCTATTGGCTTCGGAGGTTCCTGGGAGCTGGGCTTACAGTACAGCTCCTTCAGTCCATGGAGAGAATGATACTCCAAAGAGCAAAGATAATGATGATGCTGCTGCTGCTACCTTGCATGACTCAGTGTGCGTGATAGCTGAGAGTCAAAATGTCCCATCTTCCAAGAGTCTTGGTGCTAGATGGAACAAAGAACATGAGGCTCTCAGTAAAATGATTGGGATTGTGGCACCGGATTTGAAGGAGCAGTTTAGATGTGCTGCAGGAAGCAATTATATCAAAGAGGGAGCCGAAAGAGGAGATGTTTCCGA